From the Acidobacteriota bacterium genome, the window ATCAGCACCCGCTCGACGCGCTTCTGGACGAACTCGGTGCCCCAGTACTTGACGTCTTCGAGATCCCGCCCTTCCACCGCCCCGCCCTCGGTCAGCACCAGACCGAAGCGCGCCGCCAGCTCCGGCCGTTGCGCCAGGATCCAGCGCATGCCGAGATCACTACCGGTCTCCTCGCCGGAGGTGGCGAGGAAGATAACCGTGCGGCGAGGCCGTTGACCGCTGCGCGCCAAGGCCCGGAAGGCCTCGAGCTGGGCGATCGCGACGCTCTTCATGTCGAAGGCCCCACGGCCGTAGATCCAAGGGCCTGAGATCACGCCTTCGAAGGGCGGATACTGCCACTTCTCGGGATCGTCCACCGGATCGACATCGATGTGATGGTGCAACACCAGAGCGCGCGGATCGTCGCCCTCGATGACGGCCCAGAGGTTGGCGTCCTTCGGCCCGACCCGCTCGAGGATGTAGGGAATGCCGTCCTCTTCCAGCAGGCGCCCGAGAAACTCCGCTCCGGCGGCCGCATCACCATCGGGCGTGCTGGTGTCGATCGCCATGTAGTCGCGCAGCAGAGTGACTTCCGGCAGGGACTCGAAGTCGGTTCCGTCCCACACTTCGACCGTCTGCTGGCGCAGAATCGACTGCAGCCAGAGGAACAGCACCGCCGCCAGCCCGCCGACCAGCGCCAGACTGAGGTAGAGGGAGACGCGCGCAACGTTCCGTCGTCGCCGTTCGAGGTCTGTTCGAGGAGTCATGGAAATCGCCACCGCGGGGGAAGCGCTCCGCGGCGGCCGATATGCTACCCCTGGGATCGATCTTTCGCCACTGCCGGAATACTCCTCCCCCAATCAGCCATTTTCCGAGAGCTCCCGATGCCCGGTCGCCGCCCCTTCAACCTCATTCCCCATCTCGCCCTCTGGCTTCTCGGTCTCGGCTTGGTCGGCGGCGCACTGATCAGCGAATGGACCGTCCTCGATGGCGGCCTCGGCTTCCCCCTCGACGACACCTGGATTCACCTCACCTTCGCGCAGAACCTCGCCGCCGGCGAGGGCTTGGCCTACAACCCGGGAGAGCCCGTCTCGGGCTCCACCGCCCCGCTCTGGACGGCCCTCCTGGCGCTCGTCCTGCTGCTGCCGGGCAATCCCGTGATGTGGCTCAAAGGCCTCGGCGTGGTGCTCTACCTCCTCACCCTCAGCGCCACCCACCGCCTCGCCCGCCGCCACGGCGCCAGCGCTGGAGCCGCCTGGCTCGCCGGCGCGCTGGTCGCCGCCACCTCCTGGATGGTGTGGTCGGCGCTCTCCGGCATGGAGATCTGCCTCTTCACCCTGCTGACCGTCTGGGGCATGGACCTGCAGGCGCGCGAACGCGCCGAGCCCGCCAGGCCGCCCCTCGCCCTGCCGGTCCTGGGCCTCGCCACCCTGGCTCGGCCGGAGGGCCTCCTGCTGCTGCTCCTGGCCTTCGCCGACCGCGCCTTCACAACGCCCCGAGGCGGCGCCGGAGCCAGCCTACGGCGGCCGGCCCGAACCCTCTTGCTGCCCACCCTGGCGGCGCTCCTGCCGGTGGTCGTCACGCTACGCCTGCTGGGGGATCGCACCCTTCCCACCACCTTCGGCGCCAAGACCAGCTGGGACGGCTGGCTACCGGACTTCGGCTACCTCCAGACGGTCTTTGGGATCTTCTTCGGCGCCCACCCCCTGATCTCCTGGCTGGCCATCGCCGGCGCCCTGGTCCTACTCCGCCCGCGCCACCCGAACCGCGGCCTGCTGCCCCTGCTGTGGGTCGTCGCCCTGCCCCTCGCCTACTCCTTGCTGAGCTCTCCGGGCCGGCCTCTGGTGGGCAATTTCGGACGCTATTTCTTTCCCCTCTTCCCCCCCTTGATGGTGTTGGCGGTCCGCGCCGCCGAATCCTTCGCGCAGCGCCTCGGACCGCACCTCACGATCGGCCCCTGGCGCCTGCGTTGGCGCGCCCCGCTCCTCGTCTTGTTGCTGACGCCGACGCTGGCGGCCTATATCCAGGGTCTGGGGGTGTTCGCCCAGAACGTCGCCAACATCCGCGACGGCGACCTGCGGGTCGCCGAGTGGGTCGACGCCACGGTCCCCCCGGAAGGCGTCATCGCCCTCCAGGACATCGGCGCCGTCGGCTACTTCACTCCCCACCGGCTGGTCGACCTCGCCGGCATCATCAGCCCGCAGGTGCAGACCGCCGTTCGCGCCTCGCGCCGACCCGAGGACCCGACCGGCCAGGCGGGCATGGAGCGATTCCTGGCCGGCCAGCAGCCCGATCTCCTGATCGTCTTCGACCGCTGGTTCCCGGCCCTGGTGAGCGACCGAACGCGCTTCGAGCCGGTCTTCGTCTTCGAGATCCCCAACAACATCACCATGGGGTCGGACCGCCTGATCGTCTATCGCACCCCCTGGACCGACATCCAGCCGCTACGCCCGCTCGATTCTCATCGTTGAAGCCCCTTCGCAGCACCGCCTCGGCCCGATAGGCTAGAGCTCCGCACCGAGCCCGGCCCCGCGGGAGCGGCCGCGAACGCTGCCGACAGCGGCAAGGAGAACTGACCATGGCCGTCCCCTACTTCGATCTCGCCCGCGCCCGCCAACGGGTTGCCACCGACGTCACCGCCCGCTGGCAGGAGGTGCTGCAATCCGGCGCTTTCGTGCTCGGCCCCGAGGTCCGCCAGTTCGAAGCCGCCTTCGCCGAGTTCGTGGACGCCGCCGACGCCATCGGCGTCGCCAACGGCACCGATGCCCTGGTGGTCGCCCTGCGCGCCCTCGGCCTCGCCCCCGGCGACGAGGTGATCGTGCCCGCCTTCACCTTCTTCGCCACCGCCGAGGCGGTCGTCCTCGCCGGCGGCCAGCCGGTGTTCGCCGATGTCGACGCCGACACCTACAACCTCGACCCCGAAGCCGCCGCTGCCGCCGTCGGCGAGCGCACCGTCGGCATTCTCGGAGTTCATCTCTACGGTCGCCCCTTCGACGTTGCCGGCCTGCGCCGGGTCTGCGGGGAGCACGGCCTGTGGTTGCTCGAGGACGCCGCCCAGGCCCAGGGAGCGAGCCACGACGGCCAGCCCGTCGGCAGCCTCGGCGATCTCGCCTCGTGGAGCTTCTACCCGTCGAAAAACCTCGGCTGCTTCGGCGATGGCGGCGCCATCACCGGGCCGCGCAAGGATCTGCTGGAGAAGGCGCGGCGAATCGCCAACCATGGCCAGCAGGGGCGCTATCACCACCTCGAGATCGGCACCAACAGCCGCCTCGACAGCTTGCAGGCAGCGGTTCTCAACTGCCGGCTGCCGCTGCTCGCCGAGGACAACGCCTCTCGCCGCCGTCTCGCCGAGCGCTACCGGCGTGGTCTCGCCGGAGTCGGCGACCTCGCCTGGCCGCGCGACCCGGACGGCTCCACCGTGGTCTACCACCAGATGGCGGTGCGCAGCGCCCACCGCGACGGCCTTGCCGAGCACCTGCAGAGCCGCGGCATCGGCTCGAGCGTCCACTACCCGTCACCGCTCCATCGGCAGCCCGCCTTCGCCGCTCACCGCCAGGCCGAGGAGTCC encodes:
- a CDS encoding M20/M25/M40 family metallo-hydrolase; this translates as MTPRTDLERRRRNVARVSLYLSLALVGGLAAVLFLWLQSILRQQTVEVWDGTDFESLPEVTLLRDYMAIDTSTPDGDAAAGAEFLGRLLEEDGIPYILERVGPKDANLWAVIEGDDPRALVLHHHIDVDPVDDPEKWQYPPFEGVISGPWIYGRGAFDMKSVAIAQLEAFRALARSGQRPRRTVIFLATSGEETGSDLGMRWILAQRPELAARFGLVLTEGGAVEGRDLEDVKYWGTEFVQKRVERVLICGDSEERLQSLRRELIAEGRPVTGLTVSPELEEFLRHYAPSRDREDWREALSDPAALIHDVPAFIALPGYVQSMFRSEAVPFPVQAVDGGFEMKVALQLAPGVDAEVAFGELLPSWRTHGLAVQRLADGAAMHGSAPDAELFAAIEAVLETHYPGIRHGPLYLPWTMTDARFLRARDIPTFGFSPFMVLTPEVLNLVAQGTINERIALPGYVEGIVIYRQLLGRLTGVELTDKK
- a CDS encoding DegT/DnrJ/EryC1/StrS family aminotransferase, whose amino-acid sequence is MAVPYFDLARARQRVATDVTARWQEVLQSGAFVLGPEVRQFEAAFAEFVDAADAIGVANGTDALVVALRALGLAPGDEVIVPAFTFFATAEAVVLAGGQPVFADVDADTYNLDPEAAAAAVGERTVGILGVHLYGRPFDVAGLRRVCGEHGLWLLEDAAQAQGASHDGQPVGSLGDLASWSFYPSKNLGCFGDGGAITGPRKDLLEKARRIANHGQQGRYHHLEIGTNSRLDSLQAAVLNCRLPLLAEDNASRRRLAERYRRGLAGVGDLAWPRDPDGSTVVYHQMAVRSAHRDGLAEHLQSRGIGSSVHYPSPLHRQPAFAAHRQAEESFPVAEGAARELLCLPMFPELEGTEVDEVVVAIGDYFASHSAAG